The Lentzea guizhouensis genome contains a region encoding:
- a CDS encoding 4'-phosphopantetheinyl transferase family protein gives MRVAVAAIDDVELHPADVQAAAHLSVVRAHEYAAARGLLRSLLAELGEVKIAVRESGQPYLPDHSDLSISLAHDGGYVAAACRRGKGLGVGVDVQLPVSASPGLLRRCGVGELAELPEGERDLEFAWVWTVQEACVKATGEGLSGRPWTIPVARGQASGTWRGVRWSRLRHSAVPVSVAFLEAP, from the coding sequence GTGAGGGTCGCGGTCGCCGCCATCGACGACGTCGAGCTGCACCCGGCCGACGTCCAGGCAGCGGCCCACCTCTCGGTTGTGCGCGCACACGAGTACGCGGCCGCCCGAGGTTTGTTGCGCAGCCTGCTCGCCGAGCTCGGCGAGGTGAAGATCGCCGTGCGCGAGAGCGGGCAGCCGTACCTGCCTGACCACTCCGACCTGTCGATCAGCCTCGCCCACGACGGCGGGTACGTGGCGGCGGCGTGCCGCAGGGGCAAGGGGCTGGGGGTCGGCGTGGACGTGCAGCTGCCGGTGTCGGCGTCGCCGGGGTTGTTGCGGCGGTGCGGGGTGGGGGAGCTGGCGGAGTTGCCGGAGGGGGAGCGGGACTTGGAGTTCGCCTGGGTGTGGACCGTGCAGGAGGCGTGTGTGAAGGCGACCGGTGAAGGGTTGTCGGGGCGGCCGTGGACGATTCCGGTGGCGCGCGGGCAGGCCAGCGGGACGTGGCGCGGGGTGCGGTGGAGCCGGTTGCGGCACAGCGCGGTGCCGGTGAGCGTGGCGTTCCTGGAGGCGCCGTGA